From Quercus lobata isolate SW786 unplaced genomic scaffold, ValleyOak3.0 Primary Assembly Scq3eQI_1865, whole genome shotgun sequence, a single genomic window includes:
- the LOC115973082 gene encoding protein PELPK1-like, producing the protein MASCKHVFMLALIVTLSLSSINMSFAARQLLQTPAAPPPALTLPTVPSLPTLPPLPSVPTLPQATSPPLPSTPLPTLPTQPTLPRTTLPPLPSTQIPSLPNPTLPTVPKVTLPPLPATPLPTIPTTIPSIPTIPTTIPSIPFFSPPPSN; encoded by the coding sequence ATGGCTAGTTGCAAGCATGTTTTCATGTTGGCTTTAATTGTAACACTGTCTTTGTCAAGCATAAATATGAGCTTCGCAGCTCGTCAACTATTGCAAACGCCTGCAGCTCCACCCCCAGCGTTGACGCTGCCTACAGTTCCATCTCTGCCAACATTGCCTCCATTGCCCTCAGTGCCAACACTGCCTCAAGCTACATCGCCACCACTGCCTAGCACTCCATTGCCAACTTTGCCAACTCAACCAACTCTGCCAAGGACCACATTGCCACCATTGCCAAGCACCCAAATCCCCTCCTTACCTAATCCGACTTTGCCAACAGTTCCTAAGGTGACTCTTCCTCCTCTGCCAGCCACTCCATTGCCCACCATCCCTACAACAATCCCATCAATCCCTACCATTCCAACCACAATTCCATCTATTCCTTTCTTCTCCCCACCCCCATCAAACTGA